In Anaerolineae bacterium, the genomic stretch ATCTCCTTCGTCACTATCTTGGGCGGCGAGCCTTTCATCCGCGACGACCTGTGGCCCATCTACGAGAAGCACCGCGATACCCTGTTCCAGATTTACACCAACGGCACTCTGCTGGATGAGGACACGGTAAAGCGCATCGCGCGGTTGGGCAACATCGTGCCGGCGGTCAGCATCGAGGGCTTCGAGGAGGAGACCGACGGCCGGCGAGGCAAAGGCACCTTCCAAACCATCATGCGCGCTATGGACGCCCTGCGCCAGAACGGCGTTATCTTTGGCTTCTCCGCCATGGTGACGCGCTGCAACGTGGACACCATTATCAGCGACGAATTCAACCGCATGCTGGTCGAAAGGGGCGCCTGCATCGGCTGGCACTTCTTGTACATGCCGGTGGGGCGGGACCCCGACCTGTCCCTGATGCCCACGCCCGAACAGCGCGATCTGCTCCGGCGCATGGGTGCGGCGCGCATCCGCGCCACATACCCCATGTTCGTCATAGACTTCTGGAACGACGCGCCCTATGTGGGCGGGTGCATTGCCGCCGGCAGGGATTACTTCCACATCACCTCGCGCGGGGATGTCGAACCGTGCATCTTCACCCATTTCGCCGTGGACAACATCAAGGAGAAGAGCCTGAAAGAGGTGCTGGAGTCGCCCTATTTCCGCGGCATTCGCGCCCGCCAGCCGTACAGCGAGAACCTTCTGCGCCCCTGCATGCTGATCGACCATCCGCATGTGTTCCGCGAGATATATCAGACCTATCATCCCTATCCGACGCATCCGGGGGCCGAGACGCTGGTGGGCGAGCTGGCCGCCGGCCTGGACCGTTACTCGCAGGAGGCGGCGGCGATCT encodes the following:
- a CDS encoding radical SAM protein, coding for MMRSLKRMTTEQILRSISGFLGRASDRDFEYLLTVMERLATSYREKTILQTLRDGWRRNTPLAQLIRRVFRETNPECRYRFLYNLFFNQSFGEAKVKRDAYTERYGYRPPWAMLISPTMRCNLRCAGCYAGEYTRKDDLPAEVIDRVLTEGEEMGISFVTILGGEPFIRDDLWPIYEKHRDTLFQIYTNGTLLDEDTVKRIARLGNIVPAVSIEGFEEETDGRRGKGTFQTIMRAMDALRQNGVIFGFSAMVTRCNVDTIISDEFNRMLVERGACIGWHFLYMPVGRDPDLSLMPTPEQRDLLRRMGAARIRATYPMFVIDFWNDAPYVGGCIAAGRDYFHITSRGDVEPCIFTHFAVDNIKEKSLKEVLESPYFRGIRARQPYSENLLRPCMLIDHPHVFREIYQTYHPYPTHPGAETLVGELAAGLDRYSQEAAAILEEAWRKDFIEAGTNIFSEEAPHKEPAAT